One segment of Methanothermobacter sp. DNA contains the following:
- a CDS encoding SIR2 family protein: MKEIKSIPELPFSIVEALNEKKLALFIGAGVSRIMGCCGWEEISKKLLGICKSTGIISFREFKNLQDRSPKELITICRHLLESNGNDDKFYELIASCLELDKNLGFNLYKELTSLSGKFQGPIITTNIDNHFHEFFEDKNIFYDVEGSDVERLLQHLGSRSLLCHVHGCLEKDKKGIVFTLREYIHRYNNKHFKKVLEHIFNEYRVLFIGYGLEEFEILDFIITKYGDQIKHDSEGRCKHFILKPYFRGDERLLEYDQHYYRDLGIEVIPYAIDERGYSQLHEVLEEWNIQINNKSRYIVDFINKIDDTIENYDKEKALEVFQTIKTDSSLKKIFLEKLQLNPVPWFSLLHERKFFSFEGKSMRYIRLTLGYLKSLALKMKNENLMSNSNEFEDFKNVLDNIIKFDETHGGLSKDTTCQFLLVGIILSLPAEEISEKHVKLIKAIFKEKGSEVVFSKEIVDELTRSIEEKEKKGLNNWISVVYGFKIEEYKKKFINFTEYTVKPLVDVEYLKKIRKGYRNSLFKLYCPELIFELKVIMDRIIDSVDNQFNFGQISTIEDHPQGKYNDEYLSELVYLIRDAMIFEVSENKNFEIVESFLKEKHSIFKRIGLHIIDKFYDDLKKLFWSLDENPLDDFSLYHEVYELLKNNSSKFSKEELDKVIDWIETCYFDPEITEEDIAYSKKKWLYALDTKNERINELYEKYDSIAPGKIEHPGFLIWIGGLKGPDGPIPLSTFLTKSNKELVELLNNFSTNSKFDQFVVESVFIKAVSDNPQKFIKEINPFFELQEPFLSDFFQGLVKASELEKRFNWNSLLRFIGNLLKRRGFVEDHVASSIADILLEYIKKDLEDLENVKELFNLLLNMLPYKTRSKKLVRDIDIIGSPLYKVFSGLINYSLKEYKRSSRWDPEVKDIIEDNLENHGLEIYYAVGTYLPQLYLIDDVWTTKNLNRIFPKDNEENWKASFSAYLKYPSHVPPSLLKLILSNGHYKQALETKFEEEGIFSLIVRDIALSFYENFDESVELILCLIQKRDPKQLRYFIRSFKWFAKEYKNKDFVKIKELWGQLYSCLLEKENEEIFQELFSELASWLSIFDSIDNQIFEWLKKSVKYLTEADSYIFIEELSKHAEKNPREVAELHICMLKEGKYVEIAQDHIRKIVDTLYEKGGDYKGYANTICNMYLSEGFEFLKDTFEKNNPSNFLDF; the protein is encoded by the coding sequence ATGAAAGAAATAAAAAGTATTCCAGAGTTGCCTTTTTCTATAGTTGAAGCCCTTAACGAAAAGAAACTGGCATTATTTATAGGGGCGGGGGTATCCAGGATTATGGGTTGTTGTGGGTGGGAAGAAATTAGCAAGAAATTACTTGGTATTTGTAAAAGTACTGGAATTATATCGTTTAGAGAGTTCAAAAATCTTCAAGATAGATCCCCTAAGGAGTTAATTACGATTTGCAGGCATTTATTAGAATCAAATGGAAATGATGATAAGTTTTATGAATTAATAGCTTCTTGTCTAGAATTAGATAAAAATCTAGGATTTAATCTTTATAAGGAGCTAACCAGTTTATCAGGAAAATTTCAAGGCCCTATTATCACAACTAACATTGACAACCATTTTCATGAGTTTTTTGAGGATAAAAATATTTTTTATGATGTAGAAGGATCTGATGTAGAAAGACTTTTACAACATCTAGGGTCTCGATCGCTACTTTGTCATGTCCATGGTTGTCTTGAGAAAGATAAAAAAGGGATTGTGTTCACATTAAGAGAGTATATTCATCGTTACAATAATAAACATTTTAAAAAGGTTTTGGAACATATCTTTAATGAATATCGGGTTCTGTTCATAGGTTATGGGCTCGAAGAATTTGAGATATTGGATTTCATCATAACAAAATATGGCGATCAGATCAAACATGATTCAGAAGGTCGTTGCAAGCATTTCATACTAAAACCATACTTTCGTGGTGATGAGAGACTTCTAGAATATGATCAACATTATTATAGGGATCTTGGAATAGAAGTGATACCCTATGCGATTGATGAGAGAGGTTATAGTCAATTGCATGAGGTATTAGAAGAGTGGAATATCCAGATAAATAACAAATCTAGATATATTGTTGATTTTATCAACAAAATAGATGATACAATTGAAAATTACGATAAAGAGAAAGCCTTGGAAGTATTTCAAACGATTAAGACGGATTCTTCTTTAAAAAAAATTTTTTTAGAGAAGCTGCAATTAAATCCTGTTCCATGGTTCTCTCTTTTGCATGAAAGAAAATTTTTCAGTTTTGAAGGAAAATCTATGAGATATATAAGGCTCACGTTAGGTTATCTAAAAAGTTTGGCCCTAAAAATGAAAAATGAAAATTTAATGAGTAACAGCAATGAATTTGAAGATTTTAAAAACGTTTTAGATAATATAATCAAGTTTGATGAAACTCATGGGGGACTTTCTAAAGATACTACTTGCCAATTCTTATTGGTTGGGATCATTCTCAGTCTTCCAGCCGAAGAAATCAGTGAAAAACATGTTAAACTTATTAAAGCAATTTTTAAAGAAAAAGGCTCTGAAGTGGTTTTCAGCAAAGAAATTGTTGATGAATTAACAAGATCAATAGAAGAAAAAGAGAAAAAAGGTTTAAATAATTGGATTTCGGTCGTATATGGTTTCAAAATCGAAGAATATAAAAAGAAATTCATTAATTTTACAGAATACACTGTTAAACCATTAGTAGATGTGGAATATCTTAAAAAAATTAGAAAGGGATATAGGAACTCATTATTTAAATTATACTGTCCTGAGCTTATATTTGAATTAAAAGTAATTATGGATAGAATCATAGATTCAGTTGACAATCAGTTCAATTTTGGTCAGATCTCAACAATTGAAGATCATCCGCAGGGTAAATACAACGATGAGTATCTATCTGAATTAGTTTACCTTATTAGAGACGCCATGATTTTCGAAGTAAGTGAAAATAAAAACTTTGAAATTGTTGAGTCATTCCTTAAGGAGAAACATAGTATATTTAAAAGAATAGGGTTACATATTATCGATAAATTTTATGATGATCTAAAAAAACTTTTCTGGAGCTTAGATGAAAATCCTCTTGATGATTTTTCTCTTTATCACGAAGTCTATGAACTTTTAAAAAATAATTCCTCCAAATTTTCTAAAGAAGAACTTGATAAAGTGATAGACTGGATTGAAACATGTTATTTCGATCCCGAAATTACTGAAGAGGACATTGCCTACTCAAAGAAAAAGTGGCTTTATGCATTAGATACAAAAAACGAAAGAATAAATGAATTGTATGAAAAATACGATTCAATCGCCCCAGGTAAAATCGAACATCCCGGATTTCTTATCTGGATCGGTGGTCTTAAGGGCCCTGACGGCCCAATTCCTCTTTCTACTTTCTTAACTAAATCAAATAAAGAATTAGTTGAATTACTGAATAATTTTTCTACAAACTCAAAATTTGATCAATTCGTCGTTGAGAGTGTCTTTATAAAAGCAGTATCAGATAATCCTCAAAAATTTATAAAAGAAATAAACCCCTTTTTTGAACTTCAAGAGCCTTTTTTATCAGATTTTTTTCAGGGTTTAGTCAAAGCCAGTGAATTAGAAAAGAGATTTAATTGGAATAGTCTTCTTCGATTTATAGGTAACCTGTTGAAGCGTCGAGGTTTCGTAGAAGATCATGTTGCATCCTCAATTGCTGATATCCTCTTGGAATATATTAAAAAAGACTTGGAAGATTTGGAAAATGTTAAAGAGCTCTTTAATCTTTTATTGAATATGCTTCCATATAAAACTAGATCTAAAAAGCTTGTTAGGGATATAGATATAATAGGTTCGCCTCTATATAAGGTATTTTCTGGTTTGATAAATTATTCTCTGAAAGAATATAAAAGGAGTTCTCGCTGGGACCCTGAGGTTAAGGATATCATAGAGGATAATTTGGAAAATCATGGCCTTGAGATTTATTATGCAGTAGGAACCTACCTTCCACAATTGTATTTGATTGACGATGTTTGGACTACTAAAAACCTTAATAGGATTTTCCCCAAGGATAATGAAGAAAACTGGAAAGCTAGTTTTTCAGCTTATTTAAAATATCCGTCTCATGTCCCACCCTCTCTTTTAAAACTAATACTGAGTAATGGGCATTATAAACAGGCTTTGGAAACCAAGTTTGAAGAAGAAGGCATTTTTAGCCTCATCGTTCGCGATATTGCTTTAAGTTTCTACGAGAATTTTGATGAATCTGTAGAACTTATTCTTTGCTTAATTCAAAAGAGGGATCCAAAACAATTACGTTATTTTATAAGATCTTTCAAGTGGTTTGCTAAAGAATACAAGAATAAAGATTTTGTTAAAATCAAAGAACTATGGGGTCAATTGTATTCATGTCTGCTCGAAAAAGAAAATGAAGAAATTTTTCAAGAATTGTTTTCTGAGCTTGCGTCCTGGTTATCTATTTTTGATTCAATCGATAATCAAATCTTTGAATGGCTTAAGAAGTCCGTTAAATATCTAACAGAAGCTGATTCTTATATTTTTATTGAGGAGCTTAGTAAACATGCTGAGAAGAATCCAAGAGAAGTTGCAGAACTCCACATCTGCATGTTAAAGGAGGGAAAATATGTGGAAATTGCTCAGGATCATATAAGAAAAATAGTCGACACTCTTTATGAAAAAGGTGGTGATTATAAGGGTTATGCTAATACTATTTGCAACATGTATCTATCAGAGGGCTTTGAATTTCTTAAAGACACCTTTGAAAAGAATAACCCTTCAAACTTTCTTGATTTCTAA
- a CDS encoding metal-dependent hydrolase: MRWHTHAIFAVVLGAIIGYIVGSDLTPRFFVMVIVSSILPDIAERAFYETHKRQLHNIFLLIPCAIIYFFYDITVGAALTAGIMSHILLDCLTPVGCPLLMPFSRIRFSVRWRYNDARAREKRILAAGVLFALLAVLVIAAQGTSISAISAWAGREGAYVNSTYPGFHVSISNPQKDMWFHSFPNGSVFIDVIDPVNPSRGHYKARLVRPAALVRSGNRPLNNASNNTTQSAGTGENGTG; the protein is encoded by the coding sequence GTGAGATGGCATACGCACGCCATATTCGCCGTGGTTCTCGGCGCTATAATTGGCTACATAGTTGGATCAGACCTCACGCCACGCTTCTTTGTTATGGTAATCGTATCAAGTATACTCCCTGATATTGCAGAAAGGGCGTTTTATGAGACTCACAAGAGGCAGCTGCACAACATTTTCCTCCTAATCCCCTGCGCCATCATCTACTTCTTCTATGATATTACAGTTGGGGCGGCCCTCACAGCGGGTATAATGTCCCATATCCTCCTTGACTGTCTGACACCTGTGGGCTGTCCCCTTCTGATGCCCTTTAGCAGGATAAGGTTCAGTGTCAGGTGGAGGTACAATGATGCCAGGGCAAGGGAGAAGAGGATCCTTGCAGCTGGAGTACTCTTTGCTCTCCTCGCGGTTCTGGTAATTGCAGCGCAGGGCACATCAATCTCAGCCATCTCTGCATGGGCAGGCAGGGAAGGCGCCTATGTGAATTCAACGTACCCTGGTTTTCATGTGAGTATCAGTAACCCCCAGAAGGACATGTGGTTCCATTCTTTTCCCAACGGCAGCGTCTTTATCGACGTGATTGATCCAGTGAATCCATCACGAGGTCATTACAAAGCGAGGCTGGTGAGACCTGCAGCACTGGTGAGGTCTGGAAACAGGCCATTGAATAACGCATCAAACAATACGACTCAGTCTGCAGGTACAGGAGAAAACGGGACGGGGTGA
- a CDS encoding sensor histidine kinase gives MKITPLILAVLLILLQMSGNCKCMQGLLNLHLPATCTITSTIITAYAIAVILFTLRYYSAAQIISYTAGTVAYASFLSSITGISETLPQFRVCITSSAMMVFVAVGLLSTHPSRGVVEPIYSHNIGGYTGRMLIPIIIGAVTITSFIIISSKKYLPFSAEVFIAALNLALIIIIITFTAYRLNRVDAERIKNQKRMERTWKFFRKVVENLEEAIAVLDKNGEPLHRNTAMKNLKVDLKKLWKENLKNKNLPQPIHTFKIDERYFTGWAIPLDEGGIISLMDVTRLIEIQEDLRANINEKEAILRELHHRVKNNLQIITSLINIQLHDADEKAREALLAILTRVKAMAIIQESIYSTETYTMVNMRSCVSRLTEHLRSLFNAHNINFHINTDLKLNMETAMPLCLIINELVTNSIKHAFPENKGSVHIEVKEKDSEYHLRVADDGVGLTDKEEGTGLSLVKSLAQQLEGELRILTKEDRGTEVIIPFRELEYKKRR, from the coding sequence ATGAAGATAACACCTCTAATCCTCGCAGTTCTCCTGATACTCCTACAGATGAGTGGAAACTGTAAATGCATGCAGGGACTCCTCAACCTCCACCTTCCAGCAACCTGCACCATCACCTCAACAATAATCACAGCCTACGCAATAGCCGTAATCCTGTTCACCCTAAGATACTATTCCGCGGCCCAGATCATCAGCTACACTGCAGGCACAGTGGCATATGCATCATTCCTCTCAAGCATCACAGGCATATCAGAGACCTTACCACAGTTCAGAGTATGCATAACATCCTCTGCAATGATGGTATTCGTGGCAGTAGGACTCCTCAGCACCCACCCATCAAGGGGGGTCGTCGAACCCATATACTCCCACAACATAGGAGGTTACACAGGAAGAATGCTCATCCCAATCATCATAGGCGCCGTAACCATCACATCATTCATAATAATCAGCAGCAAGAAATACCTCCCATTCTCCGCAGAAGTTTTCATCGCAGCACTGAACCTTGCACTCATAATCATAATAATAACCTTCACAGCCTACAGACTCAACAGAGTAGATGCAGAAAGAATAAAAAACCAGAAGAGGATGGAGAGGACCTGGAAATTCTTCAGGAAAGTCGTGGAAAACCTTGAAGAAGCAATCGCAGTCCTTGACAAAAATGGCGAACCCCTGCACAGAAACACTGCAATGAAAAACCTCAAAGTGGACCTAAAGAAACTCTGGAAGGAAAACCTGAAAAACAAAAACCTCCCACAGCCAATCCACACATTCAAAATAGATGAGAGATACTTCACAGGATGGGCCATACCCCTCGACGAGGGAGGCATCATCTCACTAATGGACGTCACAAGACTCATAGAAATACAGGAGGACCTCAGGGCAAACATAAACGAAAAAGAGGCCATTCTCAGGGAACTCCATCACCGCGTCAAGAACAACCTCCAGATAATAACGAGCCTCATAAACATACAGTTACATGATGCAGATGAAAAGGCAAGGGAAGCCCTGCTGGCAATCCTCACAAGAGTAAAGGCCATGGCCATAATCCAGGAGTCCATTTACAGCACTGAAACCTATACCATGGTCAACATGAGGTCATGCGTATCTAGACTAACAGAACACCTGAGGTCACTGTTCAACGCACACAACATAAATTTCCATATCAACACAGACCTGAAACTCAACATGGAAACGGCCATGCCCCTCTGCCTCATAATAAACGAACTCGTAACAAACTCCATCAAACACGCATTTCCAGAAAACAAGGGAAGTGTTCACATTGAAGTAAAGGAAAAGGATTCAGAATACCACTTAAGAGTGGCAGATGATGGAGTAGGACTCACAGATAAGGAAGAAGGGACAGGTCTCAGCCTTGTAAAGAGCCTTGCACAGCAATTAGAAGGTGAATTAAGGATACTCACAAAAGAGGATAGGGGTACCGAGGTCATAATACCCTTCAGGGAACTGGAATACAAAAAAAGAAGATGA
- a CDS encoding DUF11 domain-containing protein has product MRNGTLLLAALLAVFILAGSSAAADVGVELDKNNTKPVYNSTLRVKVIAKAGNQNVQNAVATVRVPEGLVLQDYYTGQGYYDLETGTWEIGDIPAYEERSLTLVCLLNTTGNVTVTANVTADGDENPSNNDAQLKFRVRGIADLELNVTSSKQSARLGDTVTFNVKLKNRGPHAANNINVANFFSGGLVIQSYSYTTGYFDDVAREWILETLDAGEEATLTVVCLVNRTGDLSDYVSVREVDEGDVNVYNNMARASVAVKGTDLDLDLSVSKARAYQGDVVNVVCRVRNNGPEVAQNSRVNLQLPSNLQVQNVQVDRGTYSNGVWVIGDLADSETALLNITARVASAGNFTVNASAVSPAIDDSNPVNNDDTALISAAIPKKALKVRIKNNSAVTIRVLLYVNINDHGKITRKTYNFYLKKGLSRDLSLGYFQLGTTALFKQYTYNTNYRSRTISYENTYNTTDIKTSRVSVSGVKGRQKSPVVRISTLYFDENGSTIT; this is encoded by the coding sequence ATGCGTAATGGAACACTTCTGCTTGCAGCACTCCTCGCGGTCTTTATACTTGCAGGTTCATCGGCTGCAGCAGATGTGGGTGTTGAACTCGATAAAAACAATACGAAGCCAGTGTATAACTCGACCCTTAGGGTTAAGGTCATAGCGAAGGCAGGCAATCAGAACGTGCAGAATGCCGTTGCAACTGTCAGAGTTCCTGAGGGCCTGGTCCTCCAGGACTACTATACAGGCCAGGGATACTATGACCTCGAGACAGGTACCTGGGAGATCGGGGACATACCTGCCTATGAGGAGAGGTCCCTGACACTTGTGTGCCTCCTCAACACGACAGGAAACGTTACGGTGACTGCCAATGTGACTGCGGACGGTGATGAGAACCCCTCCAACAACGATGCCCAGCTGAAGTTCAGGGTCAGGGGGATCGCGGACCTTGAACTCAATGTGACCAGCAGTAAGCAGAGTGCCAGGCTTGGTGATACGGTCACATTCAATGTGAAACTCAAGAACAGGGGCCCTCATGCCGCGAATAACATCAATGTTGCCAACTTCTTCTCAGGCGGCCTTGTGATTCAGAGTTACAGTTACACTACAGGTTACTTTGATGATGTGGCGAGGGAGTGGATCCTTGAGACCCTTGATGCTGGTGAGGAGGCCACTCTCACAGTTGTGTGCCTGGTTAACAGGACAGGTGATCTCTCTGACTATGTTTCAGTGCGTGAGGTGGATGAGGGTGATGTGAATGTTTACAATAACATGGCCCGTGCCTCAGTCGCTGTTAAGGGAACTGACCTGGACCTTGACCTTTCTGTGAGTAAAGCAAGGGCCTATCAGGGTGACGTGGTCAACGTGGTCTGCCGTGTCAGGAACAATGGTCCTGAGGTCGCCCAGAATTCCAGGGTCAACCTGCAGCTACCTAGTAACCTGCAGGTCCAGAATGTGCAGGTGGACAGGGGCACCTACAGTAACGGTGTATGGGTCATTGGTGACCTTGCAGACAGTGAAACAGCACTCCTCAATATAACAGCCAGGGTGGCCTCAGCGGGTAACTTCACAGTGAACGCCTCTGCGGTCTCACCTGCAATAGACGACAGCAACCCCGTGAACAACGATGATACAGCGCTGATATCTGCAGCGATACCAAAGAAGGCCCTCAAGGTGAGGATAAAGAACAACTCTGCGGTGACCATCAGGGTGCTCTTATATGTGAACATCAATGACCACGGCAAAATCACCAGGAAGACCTATAACTTCTACCTGAAGAAGGGCCTCAGCAGGGACCTCAGCCTTGGATACTTCCAGCTCGGCACCACTGCACTATTCAAGCAGTACACCTACAACACCAATTACAGGTCAAGGACGATATCCTATGAGAACACCTACAACACCACAGATATTAAAACAAGCAGAGTCAGTGTTTCAGGAGTTAAGGGAAGACAGAAATCGCCTGTTGTCAGAATAAGCACTCTTTACTTTGATGAAAACGGATCTACAATCACTTAA